Proteins encoded together in one Rhizobacter sp. J219 window:
- a CDS encoding serine hydrolase: MSQHGLDADRLSLITEHLNKHYIKTGKLVGCQTLVARHGKVAYQSTLGQMDRERDKPLRDDTIFRIYSMTKPITSIALMQLYEQGHFQLNDAVSRYIPEWKKQRVWVSGSGPTMQTKAPDRPVSFRHMLNHSGGITYGGGPLAIPGATLHPVDQVYSDLGLTRGARQDLESFVKKLGQVPLRYEPGERWMYSFSTDVCGYLVQAISGMPFEDYLQKHIFDPLGMKDTAFHIAPEKVDRFAANYVRREDKSLAVMDDPQNSSYAKPPVFVSGGGGLVSTMTDYHRFCEMLRRGGELDGARIIGPRTLRLMTQNHLAGGKDLTQVALGNFSETANEGIGFGLGFATTISEVAAGSYGPGDFYWGGMASTIFWVDPVEDLVVIFMTQLVPSGTFNIRGQLKNLVYSAIVD; the protein is encoded by the coding sequence ATGTCTCAACACGGCCTTGATGCAGACCGCCTCAGTCTGATCACCGAGCACCTCAACAAGCACTACATCAAGACCGGCAAGCTCGTCGGCTGCCAGACGCTCGTGGCAAGGCACGGCAAGGTCGCCTACCAGAGCACGCTCGGCCAGATGGACCGCGAGCGCGACAAGCCGCTGCGCGACGACACCATCTTCCGCATCTACTCGATGACCAAGCCGATCACCTCGATCGCACTGATGCAGCTCTACGAGCAAGGCCACTTCCAGCTCAACGATGCGGTGTCACGCTACATCCCCGAGTGGAAGAAGCAGCGCGTGTGGGTCTCGGGCTCGGGCCCGACGATGCAGACCAAGGCACCTGACCGGCCGGTGAGCTTTCGCCACATGCTCAACCACAGCGGCGGCATCACTTATGGCGGCGGGCCGCTCGCCATTCCCGGCGCCACGCTGCACCCGGTCGACCAGGTCTACAGCGACCTTGGACTCACCCGCGGGGCAAGGCAAGACCTGGAGAGCTTCGTCAAGAAGCTCGGCCAGGTGCCGCTGCGCTACGAGCCGGGCGAGCGCTGGATGTATTCGTTCTCCACCGACGTCTGCGGCTACCTGGTGCAGGCCATCTCGGGCATGCCCTTCGAGGACTACCTGCAGAAGCACATCTTCGACCCGCTGGGCATGAAGGACACGGCATTCCACATCGCGCCCGAGAAGGTCGACCGCTTCGCCGCCAACTACGTGCGCCGCGAAGACAAGTCGCTGGCGGTGATGGACGACCCGCAGAACAGCTCCTACGCCAAGCCGCCGGTCTTCGTGTCGGGTGGCGGCGGCCTCGTCAGCACCATGACCGACTACCACCGCTTCTGCGAGATGCTGCGCCGCGGCGGCGAGCTCGACGGCGCCCGCATCATCGGCCCGCGCACGCTGCGCCTGATGACGCAGAACCATCTCGCCGGCGGCAAAGACCTCACGCAAGTGGCACTCGGCAATTTCTCCGAGACGGCCAACGAAGGCATCGGCTTCGGCCTGGGCTTCGCCACCACGATCAGCGAAGTGGCGGCCGGCAGCTATGGCCCCGGTGATTTCTATTGGGGCGGCATGGCCTCGACCATCTTCTGGGTCGACCCGGTCGAAGACCTGGTCGTGATCTTCATGACGCAGCTCGTGCCCTCAGGCACCTTCAACATCCGCGGCCAGCTGAAGAACCTCGTCTACTCCGCCATCGTCGACTGA